The following proteins are encoded in a genomic region of Microscilla marina ATCC 23134:
- a CDS encoding 4-hydroxy-3-methylbut-2-enyl diphosphate reductase, with amino-acid sequence MKQFDIPEFYRSPIIGQVKQIRKETDPRKQDFSPFGLDFGSVQVFVPRHFGFCYGVENAVEIAYRTVEENPDKRVFLLSEMIHNPLVNDDLQSRGIRFIMNTSGEQLIPWEEITAEDIVLIPAFGTTIEIEERLKKMGIETEKYDTTCPFVEKVWKTSAKLGQKDYTVIIHGKANHEETRATFSHSKSEAPAIIIQNMEEAQKLVGVIKGEVSPQEFYTLFASRFSENFDPSRDLQKVGVVNQTTMLASETQDIADYFRQTMVDKYGKDQVKQHFADTRDTLCYATNDNQRATYGLLEQDADLAIVIGGYNSSNTTHLAELCEEKLPTYFINSERKIESKHTIQHFNFHTKQEQTTSPFIPDKEKVRLLVTAGASCPDSLVDKVIQHLVSLFEHTKPIEEVMKEALA; translated from the coding sequence ATGAAACAATTTGATATACCCGAATTTTATCGTAGCCCTATCATTGGTCAGGTAAAGCAAATACGCAAAGAAACCGACCCACGTAAACAAGATTTTTCCCCTTTTGGGCTTGACTTTGGTAGCGTGCAAGTTTTTGTGCCCCGCCATTTTGGTTTTTGTTATGGCGTTGAGAACGCCGTAGAAATTGCTTATCGAACTGTGGAAGAAAACCCCGATAAGCGGGTATTTTTATTAAGCGAAATGATCCATAATCCGTTGGTAAACGACGACCTACAGTCAAGAGGCATTCGCTTTATTATGAATACCTCAGGCGAACAGCTCATTCCCTGGGAAGAAATCACTGCCGAAGATATTGTCTTGATTCCGGCATTTGGTACTACCATAGAGATAGAAGAACGCCTGAAAAAAATGGGCATCGAAACCGAGAAGTATGACACTACCTGTCCTTTTGTAGAGAAGGTATGGAAAACTTCGGCAAAACTGGGGCAAAAAGATTATACCGTGATTATTCATGGAAAAGCCAACCACGAAGAAACCCGTGCTACTTTTTCGCACAGCAAAAGCGAAGCCCCGGCAATTATTATTCAAAATATGGAGGAAGCCCAAAAGCTTGTTGGAGTAATCAAGGGAGAAGTAAGCCCCCAAGAGTTTTATACCTTGTTTGCTTCTCGTTTTTCTGAAAACTTTGACCCCTCCCGTGATTTGCAGAAGGTAGGTGTAGTTAACCAAACCACTATGTTGGCGTCCGAAACCCAGGATATTGCCGATTATTTTCGCCAGACAATGGTAGACAAATACGGCAAAGACCAGGTCAAGCAACATTTTGCCGATACCAGAGATACACTGTGTTATGCTACCAACGACAACCAACGGGCTACTTATGGTTTGTTAGAGCAAGACGCTGACCTGGCAATTGTCATAGGAGGGTACAATAGCTCTAATACCACCCATTTGGCTGAGTTATGCGAAGAAAAACTGCCCACTTATTTTATCAATTCTGAGCGTAAAATTGAGTCAAAACACACCATCCAACATTTTAACTTTCATACCAAACAAGAGCAAACCACTTCGCCTTTTATTCCTGACAAGGAAAAAGTAAGACTATTGGTCACTGCAGGAGCTTCTTGCCCCGACTCGCTGGTAGACAAGGTGATTCAGCATTTGGTGTCTTTGTTTGAGCATACCAAACCTATAGAAGAAGTAATGAAAGAAGCTCTAGCTTAG
- a CDS encoding IS110 family transposase has protein sequence MKKSETKIKSSKASKKVNLSDELTKVRLKVAGVDIANNIHYTAVSPHLTKDNIRNFGAFTADLHRMADWFSELGIESVAMEATGIYWQSLYEILEDRGFDVVLVNARYPKNVSGRKSDVSDCSWIHTLHSYGLLPASFIPTQDVREFRTYVRQRQQLTKQKVQHMQHVGKALQLMNVKIQNVIQILKVN, from the coding sequence ATGAAAAAATCGGAGACTAAAATAAAAAGTAGCAAAGCCTCTAAAAAGGTGAATTTGTCTGATGAGCTAACCAAGGTTAGGTTAAAAGTGGCCGGGGTAGATATTGCAAACAATATACATTATACAGCTGTTTCACCACACCTGACAAAAGATAACATCAGAAACTTTGGTGCTTTTACCGCAGACTTGCATCGCATGGCAGATTGGTTTAGTGAACTGGGGATAGAAAGTGTGGCAATGGAAGCCACAGGTATATATTGGCAAAGTTTATATGAAATTCTTGAGGACAGAGGTTTTGATGTGGTCTTAGTAAACGCTCGTTATCCTAAAAATGTAAGTGGACGCAAAAGTGATGTTTCTGATTGTAGTTGGATACATACATTACATAGTTATGGATTATTGCCTGCTTCTTTTATTCCTACACAGGATGTCAGAGAGTTTCGCACCTATGTACGCCAGCGGCAACAATTGACCAAGCAAAAAGTGCAACACATGCAACATGTAGGTAAAGCCTTGCAGCTGATGAATGTCAAAATACAGAATGTGATTCAGATATTGAAGGTAAACTAG
- a CDS encoding transposase, translated as MAKPSKKKTKRKNEYSFDSASYLKDITGVDLTEVDGFSENTIINILAETGIDMSHWKNAKHFTSWAGLAPRRKISGDKLLGHFKNMNNSRIHQAFN; from the coding sequence TTGGCAAAGCCGAGTAAAAAAAAAACAAAGAGGAAGAATGAATATTCATTTGATTCTGCTTCTTATCTCAAAGATATTACTGGGGTCGATTTAACAGAAGTAGATGGTTTTTCAGAAAATACGATTATCAACATTTTAGCAGAAACAGGAATTGATATGAGTCATTGGAAAAATGCTAAACATTTCACGAGTTGGGCAGGGCTTGCACCCAGAAGAAAAATATCAGGAGATAAACTCTTGGGGCATTTTAAAAATATGAATAACAGTCGGATACATCAAGCATTTAATTAG